From Pseudoalteromonas sp. R3, one genomic window encodes:
- a CDS encoding IS30 family transposase, whose protein sequence is MGQKYCHLSHQERKLIFNWSHYQDKTIREIARLLNRSHSTISRELKRNIYDYYVPTYYPNPAHDMYKARMSKRAQREKLKTSETRLYVLDKLRKGWSPQIISGRLKLTNEAPYVCHESIYQFVYSSPPELIACLARKHKKRRKKYPSRRYSKKCSMKTSILERPTFINERSQLGHWESDSVVSKHKKSALNVIIERATRLVHITKLSSKSALVTSNAIIKRLSSHPAGFVQSITYDNGSENAQHIKVNGTLQCDSYFCQPYHSWEKGAVEQINSLIRRYLPKGTDFSTVTNKQIQEIEHNLNSRPRRCLDYKTPFEIYNEKVGALPS, encoded by the coding sequence ATGGGTCAAAAATACTGTCATTTGAGTCATCAAGAGCGGAAGCTTATTTTTAATTGGTCTCACTATCAGGATAAAACGATACGTGAAATTGCACGTTTACTAAATCGCTCTCATTCCACTATTAGTAGAGAGCTCAAAAGGAATATCTATGACTATTACGTGCCAACATACTATCCAAATCCAGCTCATGATATGTACAAGGCCAGGATGAGTAAGCGTGCTCAACGTGAAAAGCTGAAGACTTCTGAGACACGGCTGTATGTGTTAGATAAGCTCAGGAAAGGCTGGTCCCCTCAGATTATATCAGGACGTCTCAAGCTTACTAATGAAGCTCCCTATGTGTGCCATGAATCAATCTATCAGTTCGTTTACAGTTCGCCTCCTGAACTCATAGCGTGCTTGGCTAGAAAACACAAAAAGCGCAGAAAAAAGTATCCATCACGTCGATATAGCAAAAAATGCTCAATGAAAACAAGCATCCTGGAACGGCCCACATTTATAAATGAGCGCTCCCAATTAGGCCACTGGGAGAGCGATTCCGTAGTATCTAAGCACAAGAAATCGGCACTGAATGTCATCATAGAAAGAGCAACACGGCTAGTGCATATAACCAAGCTAAGCTCCAAGAGTGCATTAGTAACAAGCAATGCAATAATAAAACGCCTAAGTTCACACCCCGCAGGATTTGTTCAATCGATTACTTATGATAATGGGTCTGAAAATGCTCAGCACATAAAGGTAAACGGGACATTGCAGTGTGATTCTTACTTTTGCCAGCCCTACCATAGTTGGGAAAAAGGAGCTGTTGAGCAGATAAATAGCCTAATTCGAAGGTATCTGCCCAAAGGTACTGATTTCTCAACTGTAACCAACAAACAGATTCAAGAAATAGAGCATAATTTAAACTCAAGGCCCAGGAGGTGCCTTGATTACAAAACTCCATTTGAAATCTATAATGAAAAAGTTGGTGCACTTCCAAGTTGA
- the nudE gene encoding ADP compounds hydrolase NudE: MSQKKHPIPPEILASEVVAKSKLFTVESLSLSFSNGERREYERVRGGGRGAVMIVPISAENELLLVREYCAGTHDYQLGFPKGLIDPGETPIEAGNRELKEEVGFGARQFCDLKTLSLAPSYFNARMHILVAQDLYPEQLAGDEPEPLVVVKWPLAQWQALLSQPDFTEARSVAALLLLQQYLTTEA, translated from the coding sequence ATGTCACAGAAAAAGCACCCAATTCCCCCTGAGATATTAGCCTCTGAGGTTGTCGCAAAAAGTAAGCTCTTTACAGTTGAATCCCTGTCGCTGTCATTTTCCAATGGTGAGCGCCGTGAGTATGAGCGTGTTCGTGGCGGCGGCCGTGGGGCTGTGATGATAGTGCCCATATCGGCTGAAAATGAGCTACTATTAGTAAGAGAATATTGCGCGGGGACGCATGATTATCAGCTAGGTTTTCCAAAAGGGCTGATTGATCCGGGTGAGACCCCGATTGAAGCGGGAAACCGTGAGTTAAAAGAAGAAGTTGGCTTTGGCGCTCGGCAGTTTTGTGATTTAAAAACCTTATCACTTGCACCCAGCTATTTTAACGCCAGAATGCACATTTTGGTGGCGCAGGATTTATATCCGGAGCAACTGGCCGGTGATGAACCTGAACCGCTGGTGGTAGTGAAATGGCCCCTGGCACAGTGGCAAGCGTTACTGAGTCAGCCCGACTTTACCGAAGCCCGTAGTGTCGCCGCGCTGTTATTACTACAACAGTACCTGACAACGGAGGCTTAA
- the yrfG gene encoding GMP/IMP nucleotidase yields the protein MLNWSKIDTVLLDMDGTLLDLHFDNHFWLDVIPKAHAVKQGLTLEQARADILARYEAVMGQIEWYCLDYWQQQLQLPIMELKREIQHLISIREDVPEFLQAMKDAGKELILLTNAHPDSLSLKIERTQFDQYLDKLVSTHSYGVSKESQQLWQQVQADLGFDKSRTLFVDDSLAVLAAAKEYGIGHLLAIANPDSQQPNKEITDYPAICDYRTLLPIS from the coding sequence ATGCTAAATTGGTCAAAGATCGATACTGTGTTGCTGGATATGGACGGCACCTTGCTCGACCTGCATTTTGATAATCACTTTTGGCTCGACGTGATCCCTAAAGCCCATGCAGTCAAACAAGGCCTGACACTGGAACAAGCCCGTGCCGATATCCTTGCGCGCTACGAAGCCGTTATGGGGCAAATTGAATGGTATTGCCTGGATTACTGGCAGCAACAGCTGCAGTTACCGATCATGGAGCTTAAACGCGAGATCCAACATTTGATTTCTATCCGCGAAGACGTGCCTGAATTTTTGCAAGCGATGAAAGATGCGGGAAAGGAGCTGATTTTATTAACCAATGCACATCCCGACAGTTTGAGCCTAAAAATCGAACGAACGCAGTTTGATCAGTATCTGGATAAGCTCGTTTCGACGCATAGCTACGGTGTCAGCAAGGAAAGCCAGCAACTATGGCAACAGGTTCAGGCGGATCTGGGGTTTGATAAAAGTCGTACCTTATTTGTCGATGACAGCCTGGCGGTATTAGCTGCCGCAAAAGAGTATGGCATTGGACACCTGCTGGCCATCGCGAATCCGGATAGTCAGCAACCTAATAAAGAGATCACTGATTATCCAGCCATTTGCGACTACCGCACGTTACTGCCTATCAGCTGA
- a CDS encoding dUTP diphosphatase → MSANSAKLVVMLEMQNAMNTKVHEQWFSQGFEWYRAIWVECAEMLDHYGWKWWKKQTPDTEQVILELVDIFHFGLSLRIDGETSYEALASQLDNELAQPLYAEDFKATLEVLAASAVADKTFNAAAFAGCMQQIGMTVDDLYRGYVGKNTLNFFRQDHGYKDGSYIKQWHGKEDNEHLVEVVKSLDTEHPDFAKLVYQGLQARYPG, encoded by the coding sequence ATGTCTGCAAATAGTGCGAAGCTGGTTGTAATGCTGGAAATGCAAAACGCTATGAATACCAAAGTGCATGAGCAATGGTTCAGCCAGGGGTTTGAATGGTACCGCGCCATCTGGGTTGAGTGTGCAGAAATGCTGGATCACTACGGCTGGAAATGGTGGAAAAAACAGACGCCGGATACCGAGCAAGTGATCCTGGAGCTGGTTGATATCTTTCACTTTGGCTTATCTTTGCGCATTGATGGCGAGACATCCTATGAGGCATTGGCGTCACAGCTGGATAACGAACTCGCGCAACCTTTGTATGCCGAAGACTTTAAGGCGACGCTGGAAGTGCTCGCTGCCTCGGCAGTGGCCGATAAAACTTTCAATGCGGCAGCCTTTGCTGGTTGTATGCAGCAAATTGGCATGACTGTAGATGATCTATATCGTGGTTACGTGGGTAAAAATACCTTGAACTTCTTCCGTCAGGATCATGGTTATAAAGATGGCAGCTATATCAAACAATGGCACGGCAAAGAAGACAATGAGCACCTGGTCGAAGTGGTGAAAAGCCTGGATACTGAACATCCAGACTTTGCAAAGCTTGTTTATCAGGGCTTGCAAGCACGCTACCCTGGTTGA
- a CDS encoding peroxiredoxin-like family protein, whose amino-acid sequence MRSILVAITLSVTQFLSFSASAAEATNISEHPEQVAPLLPGIMAPTLTLQDNNAKAVDLGKLYQDKTTVLVVYRGGWCPYCSRQLAGLQKIEKQIVELGAQIVAVSPDSPQALSKTNISSPNYRLLSDDQLALTQALGLAYFLDDKTAKAYRDRMGVQFVDLDGKNRVALPVPAVFVIDKAGLVQFQYANPNYKVRLEESVLLAAVRAANNLK is encoded by the coding sequence ATGCGCTCTATACTTGTTGCGATAACGCTTTCCGTTACCCAGTTTCTGTCTTTCTCAGCCTCTGCCGCTGAAGCGACGAATATCAGTGAGCACCCAGAGCAGGTCGCTCCTTTATTGCCTGGGATAATGGCTCCGACTTTAACCCTGCAGGACAACAACGCCAAAGCTGTGGATTTAGGAAAACTGTATCAAGACAAGACTACGGTATTGGTGGTTTATCGCGGTGGCTGGTGCCCCTACTGCTCACGTCAGCTGGCTGGATTGCAGAAAATTGAAAAACAGATTGTTGAACTGGGCGCGCAGATAGTGGCGGTTTCACCAGACAGCCCACAGGCTCTCAGCAAAACTAATATCAGCTCTCCCAACTATCGATTGCTCTCTGACGATCAACTGGCGTTAACTCAGGCCCTGGGACTGGCTTATTTCCTGGATGACAAAACGGCTAAGGCCTATCGTGACCGCATGGGTGTTCAGTTTGTGGATCTGGATGGCAAAAACAGAGTGGCATTGCCTGTACCCGCTGTGTTTGTGATTGATAAGGCAGGCCTGGTACAGTTCCAGTACGCCAACCCCAATTACAAAGTACGTTTGGAAGAAAGTGTGCTGCTGGCCGCAGTCCGTGCCGCCAATAATCTAAAATAA
- a CDS encoding fatty acid cis/trans isomerase, whose product MRSSGWILVGIVTLLSGCVALGVNHYDDLFGPQQTQQRMQPQSAQQGATYLSDIKPILDTRCVVCHGCYDAPCQLKLSSPEGIDRGVSKTRVYDGTRLLAESPTRLLFDAQTTAQWRDKGFTPILNERVQTEYANLNGSVLYNSLLLKQTQPFAQQGLLPDHYDFSLDRAQTCPTMDEYPEYAQEQPHAGMPYGLPALTNSEFAQLSEWIKQGSPMSQIAPPSDAEQENVAKWESFLNQDDNKTRLAARYIYEHWYLAHIYFNRLDAPSFFTLVRSKTPPGEPIELIATVRPFDDPKVSRVYYRLMQVRSSILSKTHMPLALNDDKLARLQAQFIHSEYEVAKLPGYAPKLAANPFKVFAAIPVKSRYQFMLDEAELIVKGFIKGPVCRGQIALNVINDHFWVAFVDPEKNASPAVEQLLTRHDDDLILPAAEQSNVLPLSSWAKYAKRQHDYLEAKTALANQVFADGKRLNMNLIWQGDGYNQNAALTIFRHFDSATVVKGFIGQAPKTTWVLDYALFERIHYLLVAGFDVYGNIGHQLVTRLYMDFLRLEGEQNFLNLLPLSHRQRIKQHWYRKSHLSLSEFINRKSLLGAPSGIRYQSDDPQAELYDMLKAHLKPVLNEAYDYTTVPTALQPLNELPVEAINLLPQVSFILAVDDKGVHQPYTLIHHNAHFNISSLLNEEGQRAYQEDTATLVPGFIGDYPEAIWHLPNQAHIDAFVQQLSDVRTESDYRTLKATFGIRRTHPQFWQYSDLLHRIARETRGVEYGLFDYNRLENR is encoded by the coding sequence ATGCGTAGTTCCGGCTGGATATTGGTTGGCATAGTCACCTTATTAAGTGGTTGCGTGGCATTGGGTGTCAACCACTACGACGACCTGTTTGGACCTCAGCAAACACAGCAGCGCATGCAACCCCAATCAGCGCAACAGGGCGCCACTTATCTGAGCGACATAAAACCGATACTGGATACGAGGTGTGTGGTTTGCCATGGTTGCTACGATGCCCCCTGCCAGCTCAAGCTGAGTTCACCTGAGGGTATTGATCGGGGAGTAAGTAAAACTCGTGTATACGATGGCACTCGTCTGCTGGCCGAGTCACCAACCCGTTTGCTGTTTGATGCGCAAACCACGGCCCAGTGGCGCGACAAGGGCTTTACGCCCATTCTTAATGAACGTGTGCAAACAGAGTATGCCAACCTCAACGGCAGTGTGTTGTACAACAGTTTATTGCTCAAACAGACTCAGCCATTTGCCCAGCAAGGGCTATTGCCGGATCACTACGATTTTTCATTGGACAGGGCACAAACCTGCCCGACCATGGACGAGTACCCTGAGTATGCTCAGGAGCAACCCCACGCAGGCATGCCTTATGGCTTGCCTGCGCTGACCAACAGTGAATTTGCCCAGCTTTCAGAGTGGATCAAGCAAGGCTCACCTATGAGTCAGATTGCGCCACCCAGTGACGCAGAGCAGGAGAACGTTGCGAAGTGGGAAAGCTTCTTAAATCAGGATGACAATAAAACCCGTCTTGCTGCCCGTTATATTTACGAACACTGGTATCTGGCACACATCTACTTTAATCGTCTGGATGCGCCTTCGTTTTTTACTCTGGTGCGTTCAAAGACGCCCCCAGGGGAACCCATTGAGCTGATTGCAACGGTCAGGCCATTCGATGACCCTAAAGTCTCACGGGTCTACTACAGGTTGATGCAGGTGCGCAGCTCCATTTTATCTAAAACTCATATGCCACTGGCACTGAATGACGATAAACTAGCCCGCTTACAGGCTCAGTTTATCCATAGTGAATATGAGGTAGCAAAGTTACCAGGTTATGCGCCTAAGCTGGCTGCCAATCCCTTTAAGGTATTTGCGGCAATCCCCGTCAAGTCACGTTATCAGTTTATGCTCGATGAGGCTGAGCTGATCGTTAAAGGCTTCATTAAGGGCCCGGTGTGTCGCGGCCAGATAGCGCTGAACGTGATCAATGACCATTTCTGGGTCGCCTTTGTCGACCCCGAGAAAAATGCCTCGCCGGCCGTAGAGCAGTTATTGACCCGACATGACGACGACCTTATCTTGCCTGCTGCTGAGCAAAGTAATGTGCTGCCTTTATCAAGCTGGGCGAAATATGCCAAGCGTCAGCATGACTATCTTGAAGCTAAAACGGCTTTAGCCAACCAGGTGTTTGCAGATGGCAAGCGACTCAATATGAATCTGATCTGGCAAGGTGATGGGTACAATCAGAATGCAGCCCTGACTATTTTCCGCCATTTTGACAGTGCCACAGTGGTAAAAGGGTTTATCGGTCAGGCACCTAAAACCACCTGGGTGCTGGATTATGCTCTGTTTGAGCGGATCCATTATCTGCTGGTTGCAGGGTTCGATGTATATGGCAACATCGGCCATCAGCTGGTGACCCGGCTATATATGGACTTTTTACGCCTTGAGGGAGAGCAAAATTTTCTTAATTTGTTACCACTAAGTCATCGTCAGCGCATTAAGCAGCACTGGTATCGCAAGTCGCATCTGAGTCTCAGTGAATTTATCAATCGCAAGTCCTTACTGGGCGCTCCGTCTGGGATCCGCTACCAAAGCGACGATCCGCAGGCCGAGCTGTATGACATGTTAAAAGCACACCTGAAACCAGTGTTGAATGAAGCGTATGACTACACGACAGTGCCAACTGCGCTTCAGCCACTCAATGAATTGCCAGTGGAGGCGATCAACCTGTTGCCGCAGGTGTCATTTATTCTGGCTGTCGATGACAAAGGTGTGCATCAGCCCTATACGTTGATCCACCACAATGCGCACTTTAATATTTCGAGCTTGTTGAATGAAGAAGGGCAGCGTGCCTATCAGGAAGATACCGCGACCTTAGTCCCTGGGTTTATCGGTGACTACCCGGAGGCTATCTGGCACCTTCCTAATCAGGCGCATATTGACGCCTTCGTGCAGCAGCTTAGTGATGTGCGCACCGAATCAGATTACCGAACGCTGAAAGCGACCTTCGGGATCCGCAGAACTCATCCGCAGTTTTGGCAATACAGCGATTTACTGCATCGTATTGCCCGCGAAACCCGAGGTGTAGAATACGGGTTGTTTGACTATAACCGACTGGAAAACAGGTAA
- a CDS encoding SDR family oxidoreductase: MSKHVVITGANRGIGLELCRHYLAVGDRVTAVVRRSSEVLQSLDVTVIDGIDVSVPEDIETLSAALAGQRIDILINNAGIFRNESLAQMDFAALEQQLMVNAVAPVRVTHALQGNLLEGSKVAMITSRMGSIEDNGSGAYIGYRMSKAALNAAGVSLAHELKPRGVAVALLHPGFVQTEMVNYAGDISPLEAAQRLVKRIDELTLETSGGFWHSNGDRLPW, encoded by the coding sequence ATGTCAAAACATGTGGTGATCACTGGGGCTAATCGCGGGATTGGCCTGGAATTATGCCGACACTACTTAGCTGTCGGCGATCGGGTCACGGCGGTAGTACGCCGTAGCTCCGAAGTATTACAGTCTTTAGATGTTACCGTTATTGACGGTATTGATGTTAGCGTGCCGGAAGATATCGAGACTTTATCGGCTGCGCTTGCTGGTCAGAGGATAGATATTCTGATTAATAATGCAGGTATTTTCCGTAATGAATCACTTGCCCAAATGGATTTTGCAGCGCTGGAGCAGCAACTTATGGTCAATGCCGTTGCACCGGTTCGGGTAACGCATGCGTTGCAGGGCAATCTGCTTGAAGGAAGTAAAGTGGCAATGATCACCAGTCGTATGGGCTCTATTGAAGACAATGGTTCGGGGGCTTATATTGGCTACCGTATGTCTAAGGCGGCCTTAAATGCGGCTGGTGTAAGCCTGGCACATGAGCTAAAACCCCGAGGAGTTGCGGTGGCGTTGCTCCACCCCGGGTTTGTGCAAACTGAAATGGTCAACTATGCCGGTGATATCTCGCCTTTGGAAGCGGCGCAACGCCTGGTTAAGCGCATTGATGAGCTGACGCTCGAGACCAGTGGGGGATTCTGGCACTCAAATGGTGATCGCCTGCCCTGGTAA
- a CDS encoding transporter substrate-binding domain-containing protein, which produces MPNYLLMLTLLWLPLAQASAYRINVSEALSYSLGQQQITAMFTAIYAPVGIRPEFEFLPSERGLQLVNDGKLDAEAGRVGLVGARYSNLIAVPAPLSELRLMLLCTAPKFCELSAETDLAIISGNLITAWYCEQHQLNCNPVQNNISAYQALSRGRVNRILVTNKYALGSLCESGLSTLYSKVADKSTFTVYHYVHKKHHALVAKLSAHITAIRKSGQLKRYVSRLQNAFAHCQGQLISLD; this is translated from the coding sequence TTGCCAAACTACCTGCTCATGCTTACTCTGCTGTGGCTGCCTTTGGCACAAGCAAGCGCCTATCGTATTAATGTCAGTGAGGCCCTGTCATACAGCCTGGGGCAACAACAAATTACCGCAATGTTCACAGCGATATATGCCCCCGTGGGTATTCGCCCCGAGTTTGAATTTCTGCCCAGTGAACGAGGCTTGCAGCTGGTGAACGATGGAAAACTGGATGCAGAAGCCGGGCGTGTTGGATTAGTTGGTGCGCGTTATTCGAATTTAATTGCTGTGCCTGCACCGCTAAGTGAACTCAGACTCATGCTACTATGCACGGCGCCAAAGTTCTGTGAATTGTCTGCTGAAACCGACTTGGCGATTATCTCCGGCAACTTAATTACCGCATGGTATTGCGAGCAACACCAGCTCAACTGCAATCCTGTGCAAAACAATATTTCTGCCTATCAGGCTCTGAGCCGTGGTCGCGTCAATCGCATCCTGGTTACCAATAAGTATGCCCTGGGTTCATTGTGTGAGTCTGGCTTGTCGACTCTGTATAGTAAAGTCGCCGATAAGAGTACCTTTACTGTGTACCACTACGTTCACAAAAAACACCATGCTTTGGTAGCAAAACTCAGTGCTCATATTACAGCCATCAGAAAAAGCGGACAGCTCAAACGCTACGTCTCGCGACTGCAAAATGCCTTTGCTCACTGCCAGGGGCAACTTATCTCACTGGACTAA
- a CDS encoding DUF4105 domain-containing protein, with protein MKQIISCFITAFFLFSAPAVANTTEALEHLANSKQWHLLLHLDSNGVPQITDPHFILSSQSDHFSAKAELNKTLLLMDEDINRAYCLFPARVTLISQTTGRMLPADALQHCPELKQFLDYVPFDSLTLVFASEVVTSASSMMGHIFFKAEGKNYKGTDVAHSLAYFTEITTFNPFKLLVESTYTGMPGFFSVRPFAKDLIKYRDIEQRSLWQYKLKAEAEKLSLLQLHLWELKGKELVYYFQSYNCATMTLELLALLNNDILAEKGGIVSPLDVVKAAKKHQQVDTINVDASDLWLVHAISDELPAPNLARLDRLLEKNPAGMAQMPLSPLEKEYLTKSFKYISGPELTGTAYEQLLEEVEQHRLNLMHHKMPTKAPQDSSFDLRYARQRNGHDVVKLGWLPAGHFLQSDTRQYLSESELQMGYTVLAYDVDAQSFSLDELTLYKARSLAASLPAFSQLSSEVYFGYRPHKTHQLEEESLLELSGLAGKSYRLHRDVLGYWMLGGGLTSDVRHTRGYIKATAGLTADVLIDSKFTMELGTTSGAVSRASRSNYLNTSFSWFKTQDSMINLSYKLERSNAFENHEVGIQFVQHY; from the coding sequence ATGAAACAAATAATAAGCTGTTTTATAACAGCTTTTTTTTTATTCTCTGCCCCGGCTGTTGCGAATACCACGGAGGCACTGGAGCATCTTGCCAATTCAAAACAGTGGCATCTGCTACTACATCTTGACAGTAATGGTGTGCCTCAGATAACAGACCCACATTTCATCCTATCCTCTCAATCTGACCACTTTTCAGCAAAAGCAGAATTAAATAAAACGTTGCTACTGATGGATGAGGACATCAATAGGGCCTACTGTCTGTTTCCTGCACGTGTGACTTTGATATCGCAAACCACCGGACGTATGCTCCCTGCTGATGCATTACAACATTGCCCAGAGTTAAAGCAATTTCTGGATTATGTTCCTTTCGACTCATTGACCCTGGTCTTTGCTTCAGAAGTCGTGACGTCTGCATCTAGTATGATGGGGCATATTTTTTTCAAAGCTGAGGGTAAAAACTACAAAGGAACGGATGTTGCTCACTCTTTGGCTTATTTCACAGAAATTACCACGTTCAATCCATTTAAACTGCTGGTTGAGAGTACTTATACTGGTATGCCCGGTTTCTTCTCAGTGCGCCCTTTTGCAAAAGATTTGATTAAGTACCGCGATATTGAACAGCGCAGTTTGTGGCAGTATAAACTTAAAGCAGAAGCTGAAAAACTATCTCTACTCCAATTGCATTTGTGGGAGCTTAAGGGCAAAGAGCTAGTGTATTATTTCCAGTCGTACAATTGCGCCACCATGACACTTGAACTGCTGGCACTGCTGAACAATGATATCCTTGCTGAAAAAGGCGGCATTGTGTCACCGCTCGATGTCGTCAAAGCGGCTAAAAAGCACCAACAAGTGGATACAATTAATGTCGATGCATCCGACTTATGGCTTGTGCATGCCATTTCCGATGAGTTACCTGCTCCTAACCTTGCCAGGTTGGATAGGTTGCTGGAAAAAAATCCAGCGGGAATGGCCCAAATGCCACTCTCCCCCCTTGAAAAAGAGTATCTGACGAAGTCGTTTAAGTACATTTCTGGACCTGAACTTACAGGGACTGCTTATGAACAGCTTCTTGAAGAAGTCGAACAACACCGGCTGAATCTCATGCATCATAAGATGCCGACTAAAGCGCCTCAAGATTCATCTTTCGATCTGCGTTATGCCAGACAAAGAAACGGTCATGATGTAGTGAAATTAGGTTGGTTGCCGGCAGGCCACTTTTTACAGAGTGATACCCGTCAGTACTTGTCTGAATCCGAGTTGCAAATGGGTTATACCGTACTGGCTTATGATGTTGATGCGCAAAGCTTTAGTCTGGACGAGTTAACGTTGTACAAAGCGCGTTCGCTGGCAGCCTCTTTGCCGGCCTTTTCACAATTATCATCGGAAGTTTACTTTGGTTATCGGCCGCATAAAACACACCAGCTAGAAGAAGAGTCGTTGCTTGAACTCTCAGGTCTTGCCGGCAAATCGTATCGGTTACATCGGGATGTATTGGGTTACTGGATGTTGGGTGGTGGTTTAACATCGGATGTGCGCCATACACGAGGTTATATCAAAGCCACAGCAGGATTGACTGCTGATGTATTGATTGACAGTAAGTTTACGATGGAGCTCGGTACAACCAGTGGTGCCGTTTCCCGGGCAAGTCGCAGTAACTATCTAAATACTTCCTTTAGCTGGTTTAAGACACAGGACAGCATGATCAACTTGTCTTATAAGCTAGAGCGCAGTAATGCGTTCGAAAACCATGAGGTGGGTATTCAGTTCGTTCAGCACTACTAA
- the tuf gene encoding elongation factor Tu yields the protein MAKEKFERSKPHVNVGTIGHVDHGKTTLTAAITNVLAKVYGGEAKDFASIDNAPEERERGITISTSHVEYDTPTRHYAHVDCPGHADYVKNMITGAAQMDGAILVVAATDGPMPQTREHILLSRQVGVPYIIVFMNKCDMVDDEELLELVEMEVRELLSEYDFPGDDLPLIQGSALKALEGEKEWEDKIVELAEALDSYIPEPERDIDKPFIMPIEDVFSIQGRGTVVTGRVEAGIINVNDEVEIVGIKETTKTTCTGVEMFRKLLDEGRAGENIGALLRGTKRDEVERGQVLAKPGSITPHTKFTSEVYVLSKDEGGRHTPFFKGYRPQFYFRTTDVTGNVELPEGVEMVMPGDNIKMTVELICPIAMDEGLRFAIREGGRTVGAGVVATIVE from the coding sequence ATGGCAAAAGAAAAGTTTGAACGTTCGAAACCGCACGTTAACGTTGGTACTATCGGCCACGTTGACCACGGTAAAACTACCCTAACTGCAGCAATCACTAACGTACTTGCAAAAGTATACGGTGGTGAAGCGAAAGACTTCGCATCAATCGATAACGCTCCAGAAGAGCGTGAGCGTGGTATCACAATCTCAACTTCACACGTTGAGTATGACACTCCAACTCGCCACTACGCGCACGTTGACTGTCCTGGACACGCTGACTACGTTAAAAACATGATCACTGGTGCTGCTCAGATGGACGGCGCGATCCTGGTAGTTGCTGCAACTGACGGTCCTATGCCTCAAACACGTGAGCACATCCTACTTTCTCGTCAGGTTGGTGTACCTTACATCATCGTATTCATGAACAAATGTGACATGGTTGACGACGAAGAGCTACTAGAGCTAGTAGAGATGGAAGTTCGTGAACTTCTTTCTGAGTACGACTTCCCAGGTGATGACCTGCCTCTAATCCAGGGTTCTGCTCTTAAAGCGCTTGAAGGCGAGAAAGAGTGGGAAGACAAGATCGTTGAGCTTGCAGAAGCACTAGATTCTTACATCCCAGAGCCAGAGCGTGACATCGATAAGCCGTTCATCATGCCTATCGAAGACGTATTCTCAATCCAGGGTCGTGGTACAGTTGTAACTGGCCGTGTTGAAGCTGGTATCATCAACGTGAACGACGAAGTTGAAATCGTAGGTATCAAAGAAACTACGAAGACAACTTGTACAGGTGTTGAAATGTTCCGTAAGCTGCTTGACGAAGGTCGTGCAGGTGAGAACATCGGTGCCCTTCTACGTGGTACTAAGCGTGATGAAGTTGAGCGTGGTCAAGTTCTTGCTAAGCCTGGTTCAATCACTCCGCACACTAAGTTCACTTCAGAAGTATACGTACTGTCTAAAGATGAAGGTGGTCGTCACACTCCATTCTTCAAAGGCTACCGTCCACAGTTCTACTTCCGTACAACTGACGTAACTGGTAACGTTGAGCTGCCAGAAGGCGTTGAAATGGTAATGCCTGGTGACAACATCAAGATGACTGTTGAGCTGATCTGCCCAATCGCGATGGACGAAGGTCTACGTTTCGCGATCCGTGAAGGTGGCCGTACAGTTGGTGCTGGTGTTGTAGCTACAATCGTAGAATAA